A portion of the Acidobacteriaceae bacterium genome contains these proteins:
- a CDS encoding phage head closure protein yields the protein MRDPLTINSGSLRTSIDIQASSSAGFGQALTWTTVLTTRASIRSLSLSEKSTAAGFSSQVTHRIVMRYQNSVPLKAGMRIVAATGTYDIQAIDNVQERNRVIVVLALEMEPTQ from the coding sequence ATGCGCGATCCTCTCACGATCAATTCTGGTTCGCTACGCACATCGATAGATATCCAGGCGTCATCTTCTGCTGGCTTCGGCCAAGCATTGACATGGACGACGGTACTGACCACCCGCGCTTCCATCCGCTCTTTATCGCTGAGTGAAAAGTCCACGGCAGCAGGATTTTCGTCACAAGTAACTCACCGAATCGTGATGCGTTATCAGAACTCAGTGCCGTTGAAGGCTGGAATGCGAATCGTTGCAGCCACCGGTACCTACGACATTCAAGCAATCGACAATGTGCAGGAACGCAATCGAGTCATCGTTGTTCTCGCGTTAGAGATGGAGCCGACGCAATGA
- a CDS encoding DUF507 family protein, producing the protein MIFSKDYVGYLAKQTVKHLVAAKMIKTEKPELVNERVAYALVDELSLEDRINEEVRVILEAFQDDMLKTGASYPEMFKKVKNELARKYKAVL; encoded by the coding sequence ATGATTTTCTCGAAAGACTACGTAGGTTACCTCGCTAAGCAGACGGTCAAGCACCTCGTCGCTGCCAAGATGATCAAGACCGAAAAGCCAGAGCTCGTTAACGAGCGCGTGGCCTACGCTTTGGTCGATGAACTCTCGCTCGAAGACCGCATCAACGAAGAAGTGCGCGTCATCCTTGAGGCATTCCAGGACGACATGCTCAAGACCGGCGCCAGCTACCCGGAGATGTTCAAGAAGGTAAAGAACGAACTGGCCCGCAAGTATAAGGCGGTGCTCTAG
- a CDS encoding lysozyme has translation MQIGERGLALTKSFEGLRLKAYRDSAGVWTIGYGSTTNVRAGMVITQEEADDRLRSDMATAEHAVDIGVRVPLDQNQYDALCDFAYNIGIGNFLHSTLRELLNAGKFADAALEFSKWTKAGGKVLPGLVSRRAAEAALFNSTN, from the coding sequence ATGCAAATCGGTGAACGGGGCTTGGCATTAACCAAGTCCTTCGAAGGCTTGCGCCTCAAAGCATATAGAGATTCAGCAGGCGTTTGGACAATCGGGTACGGAAGCACCACGAACGTTCGCGCGGGGATGGTCATCACGCAAGAAGAAGCTGATGACCGCCTGCGCTCGGATATGGCAACAGCCGAACACGCAGTCGATATTGGCGTCCGCGTTCCACTCGACCAAAACCAATACGACGCGCTGTGCGATTTTGCTTACAACATCGGTATCGGCAACTTCTTGCATTCGACTCTTCGTGAGCTGCTCAACGCGGGCAAGTTTGCCGATGCTGCGCTGGAGTTTTCAAAGTGGACAAAGGCGGGCGGCAAAGTGTTGCCGGGATTAGTTAGCAGGCGAGCGGCTGAGGCTGCTCTATTCAATTCAACCAATTAA
- a CDS encoding DUF507 family protein, with product MRISRDKLNKLAHTVADALAEIDEVDFLEDRNTIRQEARKALEKLLLEETRLDQAARLKISSQRKIILEGSQEWEILYRKYYNDEVKKLGL from the coding sequence GTGCGTATTTCCCGCGACAAGCTCAACAAACTTGCCCACACCGTTGCCGATGCCCTTGCTGAGATCGACGAAGTCGACTTTCTTGAAGATCGCAACACAATTCGCCAGGAAGCCCGTAAGGCACTCGAAAAGCTTCTGCTGGAAGAGACCCGCCTGGATCAGGCCGCTCGCCTGAAGATCAGCTCCCAGCGCAAGATCATCCTGGAAGGCTCGCAGGAGTGGGAGATCCTCTACCGCAAGTACTACAACGACGAAGTCAAGAAGCTCGGCCTGTAG
- a CDS encoding DUF3168 domain-containing protein yields the protein MIEASIVDLLNTDTTLTSIIAGRIYPVLLPEPPTLPAITLRTLSAVPTYELTGALGMVVTRIEFTSWANDYATCKTIASAIRNVLDLFTGILNDGTTVSACLRAGVTVDAFNADARLYGVSVDYKLTHTE from the coding sequence ATGATCGAAGCCTCCATCGTTGACCTGCTAAACACAGACACCACGCTCACATCAATCATCGCCGGTCGAATCTATCCCGTTCTGCTACCTGAGCCGCCAACGCTACCAGCGATAACCCTTCGCACACTATCCGCCGTACCTACGTACGAACTCACAGGCGCGTTAGGCATGGTTGTCACGCGCATCGAGTTCACGTCCTGGGCGAACGACTACGCAACGTGCAAGACCATCGCATCAGCGATACGTAACGTGCTCGATTTATTCACCGGCATTCTGAACGATGGCACAACAGTATCCGCTTGTCTACGTGCAGGCGTGACGGTCGATGCGTTCAACGCTGACGCTCGCCTCTATGGCGTGTCTGTTGATTACAAGTTGACCCACACCGAGTAG
- a CDS encoding head-tail connector protein, with protein MPLSYRELTQPAAEPVTLAMAKQQLVIDNTFTADDTLITLYIVAARQYCERVMQRYIFTRSMLMTLDYFPLLSECVSGADQYAYVSSYIRSLSIIVPKAGLASVQSIKYTGNDGTPVTLPASTYVVDTVSEPGRIMPAPGCVWPYQQNYIPGQVQITYTMGTYGDGVNADNCPTDIKLAILLLVSHFYAHREATTEASLTNIPLGVDSLLAPHTFDTVY; from the coding sequence ATGCCTCTGTCCTATCGCGAACTCACACAACCAGCAGCCGAACCAGTGACACTCGCGATGGCGAAGCAACAGCTTGTGATCGATAACACCTTTACCGCCGACGATACACTCATCACTCTATATATAGTGGCGGCTCGTCAGTATTGCGAACGCGTGATGCAGCGTTACATCTTCACACGCTCTATGTTGATGACGCTCGACTACTTCCCACTGTTGAGTGAGTGTGTTTCAGGTGCAGACCAGTACGCCTACGTATCTAGCTACATCCGATCACTCTCAATCATCGTTCCGAAGGCAGGACTAGCCTCGGTTCAGTCCATTAAGTACACCGGCAACGACGGCACACCTGTAACGCTCCCCGCTTCAACCTACGTCGTGGACACAGTGAGCGAACCGGGCCGCATCATGCCAGCCCCCGGCTGCGTGTGGCCGTATCAGCAGAATTACATCCCCGGCCAAGTACAGATCACTTACACGATGGGTACGTATGGCGACGGCGTGAATGCAGACAACTGCCCAACTGATATTAAGCTCGCCATCCTCTTGCTGGTCTCACACTTTTACGCACACCGCGAGGCCACCACAGAAGCATCGCTGACAAACATTCCCCTCGGCGTTGATTCCCTACTGGCTCCACACACATTCGACACGGTGTACTAA